A stretch of Candidatus Methylomirabilota bacterium DNA encodes these proteins:
- a CDS encoding branched-chain amino acid ABC transporter permease: protein MSRGRFFAGVVLGVLVVAPFLPMGGVQQYVLHVVIQIFIWSFIGQAWSLMGRFGLVSLGHGAFLGVGAYTTTLLWNFYSLTPWIGALLAVAASVALAVVLGIPCFRFRVIGHYFALVTLAVGEVIRLLIIAERDWTGGSLGASLKTAGTASGLWTLQFADKRVFYYASLAMFLAGLWVWDRVDRSMARSALEAIGEDETAAASVGIHVTRFKLGITVISAALTALGGVLYAQYISYVNPDTLSGIGVSLKIVFAVVLGGMYSLMGPLVGTALTTALSEGLRIAFGLKFLGMADTIYGLLLIIFIIFLPSGIYGSIRDAIRRRSTASKTTAPA from the coding sequence ATGAGCCGCGGCCGCTTCTTTGCAGGCGTGGTGCTCGGGGTCTTGGTCGTCGCCCCCTTCCTCCCCATGGGCGGCGTGCAGCAGTACGTGCTCCACGTGGTCATCCAGATATTCATCTGGTCCTTCATCGGCCAGGCCTGGTCCCTCATGGGCCGCTTCGGCCTGGTCTCCCTCGGCCACGGCGCATTTCTCGGCGTGGGTGCGTACACGACCACGCTCCTCTGGAACTTCTACTCGCTCACGCCGTGGATCGGCGCCCTGCTCGCGGTGGCGGCGTCGGTCGCGCTCGCGGTGGTGCTCGGCATCCCGTGCTTCCGCTTCCGCGTCATCGGCCACTACTTCGCGCTGGTCACGCTGGCGGTGGGCGAGGTCATCCGCCTCCTCATCATCGCCGAGCGCGACTGGACCGGTGGCTCGCTCGGCGCGAGCCTCAAGACCGCGGGCACCGCGTCCGGACTGTGGACACTCCAGTTCGCCGACAAGCGCGTGTTCTACTACGCCTCGCTGGCCATGTTTCTGGCCGGCCTCTGGGTCTGGGACCGCGTGGACCGGAGCATGGCGCGCTCCGCGCTCGAGGCCATCGGCGAGGATGAGACGGCGGCGGCCTCGGTCGGCATCCACGTGACGCGCTTCAAGCTCGGCATCACCGTGATCTCGGCCGCACTCACCGCGCTGGGCGGGGTCCTCTACGCGCAGTACATCTCCTACGTCAACCCGGACACGCTCTCGGGCATCGGCGTGTCGCTGAAGATCGTGTTCGCCGTGGTGCTGGGCGGCATGTACTCGCTGATGGGCCCGCTGGTGGGAACCGCGCTGACGACGGCCCTGTCCGAGGGGCTGCGCATCGCCTTCGGGCTCAAGTTCCTCGGGATGGCCGACACGATCTACGGCCTGCTGCTCATCATCTTCATCATCTTCCTGCCGTCGGGCATCTACGGCTCCATCCGCGACGCTATCCGCCGCCGCTCTACCGCGTCGAAGACCACCGCACCGGCGTAG
- a CDS encoding branched-chain amino acid ABC transporter permease, which translates to MEPIFLVEAAINGILLGGVLALLALGLNLIFGVLDIVWIAYVDLVMLCMYAIYFFNVVYGWPIWAAGLVSLAVGTLLGVGVHLLIISPILTSAPINQLLATGGLLFFLQSVATFLWTTDHKTVRLSLPSYEIAGIFLPATRIIPFAISILAVIALYFFLTRTYIGTAIRAVSQDRDAMSLMGASPQRIYIVTSAVGGLMAGLAGALLIFQYSVHPFFGGQFGPLTFMICVLGGLGNMVGAFIASFIMSEIIAIGGVVISTEMGYVIAFVIFIVMMFVRPGGIMAKRE; encoded by the coding sequence ATGGAGCCGATCTTCCTCGTCGAGGCGGCGATCAACGGCATCCTGCTGGGAGGCGTCCTGGCGCTGCTCGCCCTCGGGCTGAACCTGATCTTCGGAGTGCTCGACATCGTCTGGATCGCCTACGTCGACCTGGTCATGCTGTGCATGTACGCCATCTACTTCTTCAACGTCGTGTACGGCTGGCCCATCTGGGCGGCGGGTCTGGTCTCACTCGCCGTCGGGACGCTCCTCGGCGTCGGCGTGCACCTTCTCATCATCTCTCCTATCCTGACTAGCGCCCCCATCAATCAACTACTGGCGACGGGCGGGCTCCTCTTCTTTCTCCAGTCGGTCGCCACGTTCCTGTGGACGACGGACCACAAGACCGTGCGCCTGAGCCTGCCGAGCTACGAGATCGCCGGGATCTTCCTGCCCGCCACGCGGATTATCCCCTTCGCTATCTCCATCCTCGCCGTGATCGCGCTCTACTTCTTCCTGACGCGCACCTACATCGGCACAGCCATCCGCGCGGTGTCCCAGGACCGCGACGCCATGTCGCTGATGGGCGCCAGCCCCCAGCGCATCTACATCGTCACCTCGGCCGTGGGCGGGCTCATGGCGGGACTGGCAGGGGCGCTGCTCATCTTCCAGTACTCCGTGCACCCCTTCTTCGGCGGGCAGTTCGGGCCGCTCACCTTCATGATCTGCGTGCTGGGCGGGTTGGGGAACATGGTCGGCGCCTTCATCGCCTCGTTCATCATGAGCGAGATCATCGCCATCGGCGGCGTGGTCATCTCGACCGAGATGGGGTACGTCATCGCCTTTGTCATCTTCATCGTGATGATGTTCGTCCGCCCGGGCGGCATCATGGCAAAGCGCGAATGA
- a CDS encoding ABC transporter ATP-binding protein codes for MLTVTGVTKRFGGFTALNQVSFDVREGEILGLIGPNGSGKTTLFNCVSGALPPTAGSIRFRGDEIGGLTPDRICHRGIARTFQIPRPFRKLSILDNVAVAAHYGTNQPNTEAEARQRAREMLELVGLPTDPEAATTLLGAGGLKKLELARALATGPSLLLADESLGGLDPSEMHDAAEMLKRIRRDLGITIVWVEHIMATLMRVVDRIVVLDHGEKIAEGPPLEIAEHPQVIEAYLGEKVVLA; via the coding sequence GTGCTAACCGTCACCGGGGTCACCAAGCGCTTCGGGGGATTCACCGCGCTCAACCAGGTGTCCTTCGATGTGCGCGAGGGCGAGATCCTCGGGCTGATCGGCCCCAACGGCTCCGGGAAAACCACGCTGTTCAACTGCGTCTCGGGCGCGCTGCCGCCGACGGCGGGCTCTATCCGGTTCCGCGGCGACGAGATCGGCGGCCTCACGCCCGACAGGATCTGCCACCGGGGCATCGCCCGCACCTTCCAGATCCCGCGCCCGTTCCGCAAGCTCTCCATCCTGGACAACGTGGCCGTGGCCGCCCACTACGGCACCAACCAGCCGAACACCGAGGCCGAGGCGCGCCAGCGGGCGCGGGAGATGCTGGAGTTGGTCGGCCTGCCCACCGACCCTGAGGCCGCCACCACGTTGCTCGGCGCCGGCGGGCTCAAGAAGCTCGAGCTGGCGCGGGCGCTCGCCACCGGGCCGAGCCTCCTCCTGGCCGACGAGAGCCTGGGCGGGCTCGACCCGTCGGAGATGCACGACGCGGCCGAGATGCTCAAGCGCATCCGCCGCGACCTCGGGATCACCATCGTCTGGGTCGAGCACATCATGGCGACCCTCATGCGCGTAGTGGACCGCATCGTGGTGCTGGACCACGGCGAGAAGATCGCCGAGGGGCCGCCGCTCGAGATCGCCGAGCACCCGCAGGTCATCGAAGCGTACCTCGGCGAAAAGGTGGTCCTCGCATGA
- a CDS encoding 4a-hydroxytetrahydrobiopterin dehydratase produces the protein MAAPTKLTDTEVAARFAALPGWALAAGKLHKAFVFGDFVEAWGFMSAVALVAETMGHHPEWSNVWNRVTVDLTTHDAGGISALDFDLATRMDTLAGTRA, from the coding sequence ATGGCCGCCCCGACCAAGCTCACGGACACCGAAGTCGCCGCGCGCTTCGCGGCCCTGCCGGGCTGGGCGCTCGCGGCGGGCAAGCTCCACAAGGCTTTCGTGTTCGGTGACTTCGTCGAGGCGTGGGGCTTCATGAGCGCCGTCGCTCTCGTGGCGGAGACGATGGGTCATCACCCCGAGTGGTCGAACGTCTGGAACCGCGTCACCGTGGATCTCACGACCCACGACGCCGGCGGCATCAGCGCGCTCGACTTCGACCTCGCGACGCGGATGGACACGCTGGCGGGCACGCGCGCGTGA
- a CDS encoding SDR family NAD(P)-dependent oxidoreductase — protein sequence MTGRVAIVTGGTGALGQSVVLRFLQDGASVAVPWLVPEEWASLERRVEKGQLGRLYGAPVDIVTDHGALAAFVTDVLARQKGLDVLVNTVGGFAGGDLASTSLAEWRRMIDLNLTSAVIGCRAVLPAMRAARRGRIVNVSSRAVVPPAGGFIAYTVGKSAVIALTQALAQEERPHGIAVNAVLPSTMDTPANRHAMPDADRSGWVSTEAVADVIAYLASPSAGAVSGACIPV from the coding sequence GTGACCGGGCGCGTCGCCATCGTCACCGGCGGCACGGGAGCCCTCGGCCAGTCCGTGGTGCTCCGCTTCCTCCAGGACGGCGCCTCGGTCGCGGTGCCGTGGCTGGTGCCGGAGGAGTGGGCGAGTCTAGAGCGGCGCGTGGAGAAGGGACAGCTCGGCCGCCTGTACGGCGCCCCGGTGGATATCGTCACCGACCACGGCGCGCTCGCCGCGTTCGTCACCGACGTCCTCGCCCGCCAGAAGGGGCTCGACGTGCTGGTCAACACCGTGGGCGGCTTCGCGGGCGGCGACCTCGCCTCGACGTCGCTCGCTGAGTGGCGCCGCATGATCGACCTCAACCTGACCTCGGCCGTCATCGGCTGCCGCGCCGTACTGCCCGCCATGCGGGCCGCGCGCCGCGGCCGCATCGTCAACGTGTCCTCGCGCGCCGTGGTACCGCCGGCCGGCGGCTTCATCGCCTACACCGTCGGCAAGAGCGCCGTGATCGCGCTCACTCAGGCGCTGGCGCAGGAGGAGCGGCCGCACGGCATCGCGGTCAACGCGGTGCTGCCGAGCACCATGGATACGCCCGCGAATCGCCACGCCATGCCCGACGCCGACCGCTCGGGATGGGTCAGCACGGAGGCGGTTGCCGACGTCATCGCCTACCTCGCCTCTCCGAGCGCGGGCGCGGTCTCCGGCGCCTGCATCCCGGTCTGA
- a CDS encoding ABC transporter ATP-binding protein produces the protein MLELSGITAGYGHFTALWDVSLRVAEGEAVAVVGPNGAGKTTLLRVISGLIAPRSGRIAFEGAELAGHPAHDIVAHGISHVPEGRRLFPGLTVADNLKMGAFLPAARARYRESLERVYTLFPVLAERQKQRAGSMSGGEQQMLAIGRALMSQPKIILLDEPSLGLAPVMVLRVFDLIRRVREEGYTILVVEQNVRQVLKLVDRAYLLEVGRIKMEGRAAELAEQDFVRKAYLGV, from the coding sequence ATGCTCGAGCTCTCCGGCATCACGGCGGGCTACGGCCATTTCACGGCGCTCTGGGACGTGAGCCTGCGCGTGGCCGAGGGCGAGGCCGTGGCTGTCGTCGGCCCCAATGGAGCGGGCAAGACCACGCTCCTTCGCGTGATCTCCGGCCTGATCGCCCCGCGCTCGGGCCGCATCGCCTTCGAGGGCGCCGAGCTGGCGGGCCACCCCGCCCACGATATCGTGGCCCACGGCATCTCGCACGTGCCCGAGGGGCGCCGCCTCTTCCCCGGCCTCACCGTGGCGGACAACCTCAAGATGGGCGCCTTCCTGCCCGCGGCCCGCGCCCGATACCGCGAGAGCCTGGAGCGCGTCTATACGCTCTTTCCGGTCCTCGCCGAGCGCCAGAAGCAGCGCGCGGGCAGCATGTCGGGCGGCGAGCAGCAGATGCTCGCCATCGGCCGCGCGCTCATGTCGCAGCCCAAGATCATCCTCCTGGACGAGCCCTCGCTGGGCCTGGCGCCGGTGATGGTGTTGCGCGTCTTCGACCTGATTCGCCGGGTGCGCGAGGAGGGCTACACGATCCTCGTCGTCGAGCAGAACGTGCGCCAGGTGCTCAAGCTGGTGGACCGCGCCTACCTGCTGGAAGTCGGGCGGATCAAGATGGAGGGCCGGGCCGCGGAGCTCGCCGAGCAAGACTTTGTCCGCAAGGCGTACCTGGGAGTCTGA
- a CDS encoding chromosome partitioning protein ParB, with product MTTWAVYPDGDPPKAVAALAEQVEKDGGHALAIYREPVGDHWQIFCLLPMAKVEPTPYQRDLSPTHVKRLQDVVKKIDRFVDPIVVMSPKPGLYWTPNGNHRRAVLEKLKAKMVPAILVPEHEVAFQILALNTEKAHNLKEKSLEVIRMYRGLAVDEPSSGEEDYVFQFESPHFITLGLLYEKNKRFAGGAFAPILRRVDKFLKGRFPKTLEEREERAELVRGADEALADVVAKIKKRGINHPYVKNFVLARTTPLTRERKTLPSFDQTFKKLVGNIEAFDVAKVRYEDIQRSAIMGAPAAG from the coding sequence ATGACAACGTGGGCGGTGTATCCGGACGGTGATCCGCCGAAGGCGGTCGCGGCGCTGGCGGAGCAGGTCGAGAAGGACGGTGGGCACGCGCTCGCGATCTACCGCGAGCCCGTCGGCGACCACTGGCAGATCTTCTGCCTGCTGCCGATGGCGAAGGTCGAGCCGACGCCCTACCAGCGCGACCTCTCCCCCACCCACGTCAAGCGCCTCCAGGACGTGGTCAAGAAGATCGACCGCTTCGTCGACCCCATCGTCGTCATGTCGCCCAAGCCCGGCCTCTATTGGACGCCCAACGGCAACCACCGCCGCGCCGTCCTCGAGAAGCTCAAGGCGAAGATGGTGCCCGCCATCCTCGTGCCCGAGCACGAGGTCGCTTTCCAGATCCTCGCGCTCAACACCGAGAAGGCTCACAACCTCAAGGAGAAGTCGCTCGAGGTGATCCGCATGTACCGGGGCCTGGCGGTCGACGAGCCGTCGAGCGGCGAGGAAGACTACGTCTTCCAGTTCGAGTCGCCGCACTTCATCACGCTCGGGCTCCTGTACGAGAAGAACAAGCGCTTCGCGGGCGGCGCCTTCGCGCCGATCCTGCGCCGCGTGGACAAGTTCCTCAAGGGGCGCTTCCCGAAGACGCTCGAGGAGCGCGAGGAGCGCGCGGAGCTGGTCCGCGGGGCCGACGAGGCGCTGGCGGACGTGGTCGCCAAGATCAAGAAGCGCGGGATCAACCACCCGTACGTCAAGAACTTCGTCCTTGCGCGGACCACGCCGCTCACGCGCGAGCGCAAGACCCTGCCGTCCTTCGACCAGACCTTCAAGAAGCTCGTCGGCAACATCGAGGCCTTCGATGTCGCCAAGGTCCGGTACGAAGACATCCAGCGCTCGGCGATCATGGGCGCCCCGGCGGCCGGCTGA